One part of the Raphanus sativus cultivar WK10039 chromosome 7, ASM80110v3, whole genome shotgun sequence genome encodes these proteins:
- the LOC130497868 gene encoding acetyltransferase At1g77540-like, with product MMTLSFGSRLSHLAMAATSGAKTTATEPPTKIVWNAGKHRFETEDHEAFIDYKLRNDGKAMDLVHTYVPSSKRGLGLASLLCVAAFEHASSHSLSVIPSCSYVSDTFLPRNPTWKPLVYAEDLKSSI from the exons ATGATGACACTTTCCTTTGGTTCACGGCTTTCTCATTTGGCGATGGCGGCCACATCGGGAGCGAAGACTACGGCGACTGAGCCACCGACGAAGATAGTATGGAACGCGGGGAAACACCGATTCGAAACCGAAGACCACGAAGCCTTCATCGACTACAAGCTGAGAAACGACGGAAAAGCAATGGATCTGGTCCACACCTACGTCCCATCCTCAAAACGAGGGTTAGGTTTAGCTTCTCTCCTCTGCGTCGCCGCCTTCGAACACGCTTCCTCTCACTCCCTCTCCGTCATCCCTTCCTGCTCCTACGTTTCC GACACGTTTCTTCCTAGGAACCCAACATGGAAGCCTCTGGTTTACGCAGAGGATCTTAAGTCTAGCATTTGA